The Pseudomonas triclosanedens genome has a window encoding:
- a CDS encoding ABC transporter ATP-binding protein — protein MPEAVADRLSWAEIRRLAFHHRKALILANLVAVLATACSVPIPLLLPLLVDEVLLGKGDAALQVMNNWLPQAWHKPVGYIGLMLVVTLLLRSCALVFNVLQARLFARLSKDVVYRIRLRLIERLKRIALGEYETLGGGSVSAHLVTDLDTLDKFVGDTLSRFLVALLTLCGTAAILIWMHWQLALLILLFNPLVIFATVQLGKRVKHLKKLENDSTARFTQALTETLDAIQEVRAGNRQGFFLGRLGVRAREVRDYAVASQWKSDAAGRASGLLFQFGIDLFRAAAMLTVLFSDLSIGQMLAVFSYLWFMIGPVEQLLSLQYAFYAAGGALTRINELLARADEPQYPPRRDPFAGRDNVGIQVRGLSFAYRDERVLDGMDLDIAPGEKVAIVGASGGGKSTLVQLLLGLYQPQSGSIRYGGVALEEIGLECVREHVAVVLQHPALFNDTVRANLTMGRERSDEACWRALEVAQLADTIRALPQGLDSVVGRSGVRLSGGQRQRLAIARMVLAEPSVVILDEATSALDAATEYALHQALGRFLDGRTTLIIAHRLSAVKQADRVLVFDGGRIAEDGDHQQLIAEGGLYARLYGHLQQN, from the coding sequence ATGCCTGAGGCGGTAGCAGACCGCCTGAGCTGGGCGGAGATTCGTCGGCTCGCCTTCCACCACCGCAAGGCCCTGATCCTCGCCAACCTGGTCGCCGTGCTGGCCACTGCGTGCAGCGTGCCGATTCCGTTGCTGCTGCCGCTGCTGGTGGACGAAGTACTGCTGGGCAAGGGCGACGCGGCGCTACAGGTGATGAACAACTGGCTGCCGCAGGCGTGGCACAAACCGGTGGGCTATATCGGCCTGATGCTGGTGGTCACGCTGCTGCTGCGCAGTTGCGCCCTGGTGTTCAACGTACTGCAGGCCAGGCTCTTCGCGCGGCTGTCCAAGGATGTGGTGTACCGCATCCGGCTGCGCCTGATCGAGCGCCTGAAGCGGATCGCCCTGGGCGAATACGAGACACTGGGCGGCGGTTCGGTCAGCGCGCACCTGGTGACCGACCTGGACACCCTCGACAAGTTCGTCGGCGACACCCTGAGCCGCTTCCTGGTGGCGCTGCTGACGCTGTGTGGCACCGCGGCGATCCTGATCTGGATGCACTGGCAACTGGCACTGCTGATTCTGCTGTTCAACCCGCTGGTGATCTTTGCCACGGTGCAGTTGGGCAAGCGCGTCAAACACCTGAAGAAGCTGGAGAACGACAGCACCGCTCGCTTCACCCAGGCGCTCACCGAGACCCTGGACGCGATCCAGGAGGTACGCGCCGGTAATCGCCAGGGTTTCTTCCTCGGCCGCCTGGGCGTGCGTGCCCGCGAAGTCCGTGACTACGCCGTCGCCTCGCAGTGGAAGAGCGACGCCGCCGGACGCGCCAGCGGTCTGCTGTTCCAGTTCGGCATCGACCTGTTCCGCGCCGCGGCGATGCTCACGGTGCTGTTCTCCGACCTGTCCATCGGCCAGATGCTGGCGGTGTTCAGCTACCTCTGGTTCATGATCGGCCCGGTTGAGCAACTGCTCAGCCTGCAGTACGCCTTCTATGCCGCCGGTGGCGCGCTCACCCGCATCAACGAGCTGCTGGCTCGCGCCGACGAGCCGCAGTACCCGCCGCGTCGCGATCCCTTTGCCGGACGCGACAACGTCGGCATCCAGGTGCGCGGCCTGAGTTTCGCCTATCGCGACGAACGGGTTCTCGACGGCATGGACCTGGATATCGCTCCCGGCGAGAAGGTCGCCATCGTCGGCGCCAGCGGCGGCGGCAAGAGCACCCTGGTGCAACTGTTGCTGGGCCTCTATCAGCCGCAGTCCGGCAGCATCCGCTATGGCGGCGTCGCACTGGAGGAGATCGGCCTGGAGTGCGTGCGCGAGCATGTCGCCGTGGTGCTGCAACATCCGGCGCTGTTCAACGACACGGTGCGCGCCAACCTGACGATGGGCCGCGAGCGCAGCGACGAAGCCTGCTGGCGAGCGCTGGAAGTGGCTCAACTGGCGGATACCATCCGCGCCCTGCCGCAGGGGCTGGACAGCGTGGTCGGGCGTTCCGGCGTGCGCCTATCCGGCGGCCAGCGGCAACGGTTGGCGATCGCTCGCATGGTATTGGCCGAGCCCAGCGTAGTGATCCTCGACGAGGCCACCTCGGCGCTGGACGCTGCCACCGAGTATGCGCTGCACCAGGCGCTTGGACGCTTCCTCGACGGTCGCACCACACTGATCATCGCCCACCGGCTTTCGGCGGTTAAGCAGGCGGACCGAGTGCTGGTGTTCGATGGCGGGCGCATCGCCGAAGACGGCGACCACCAGCAACTGATTGCCGAAGGCGGGCTCTACGCGCGCCTGTATGGCCACCTGCAGCAGAACTGA
- a CDS encoding DsbA family protein, whose protein sequence is MTSRLLYVMDPMCSWCWGFAPVARALVEQARAAGVPLALVMGGLRTGQGAALEPSTKRYILEHWHAVHDATGQPFRFEDALPDGFVYDTEPACRAVVSARRLDEDCAWALAGEIQKAFYAEGRDVTQASVLTELAERVGLPRIEFADAFDSQENHLTTLADFSWARDLGIAGFPTLLAERDGQLALLTNGYQPLEQLAPLLERWLERGRHA, encoded by the coding sequence GTGACCAGCCGCCTGCTCTATGTGATGGACCCGATGTGCTCCTGGTGCTGGGGGTTCGCCCCGGTGGCGCGGGCGCTGGTAGAGCAGGCGCGCGCCGCCGGCGTGCCGCTGGCGCTGGTGATGGGCGGCCTGCGCACTGGCCAGGGCGCAGCGCTGGAGCCATCCACCAAGCGCTATATCCTCGAGCACTGGCACGCGGTGCATGACGCCACCGGCCAGCCGTTCCGCTTCGAAGACGCATTGCCCGACGGTTTCGTCTACGACACCGAGCCTGCCTGCCGCGCGGTGGTCAGCGCTCGCCGTCTCGACGAAGACTGCGCCTGGGCGCTGGCCGGCGAGATCCAGAAGGCGTTCTACGCCGAAGGCCGTGATGTCACGCAGGCCAGCGTCCTCACCGAGCTGGCCGAGCGCGTCGGGCTGCCGCGCATCGAGTTCGCCGATGCCTTCGACAGCCAGGAAAATCACCTGACGACGCTGGCGGACTTTTCCTGGGCCCGCGACCTGGGCATCGCCGGCTTCCCCACGTTGCTCGCCGAGCGCGATGGGCAACTGGCCCTGCTGACCAACGGCTACCAGCCGCTGGAACAGCTCGCCCCGCTGCTGGAGCGCTGGCTGGAGCGCGGGCGGCATGCCTGA
- a CDS encoding DUF2804 domain-containing protein has protein sequence MNTFTYLPPYANSPPLCDARGRLNADAVGWSSRPQTLCSLPGNTGRRKRWNHWCINAPGWMLSLTIADLDYLGYGAIYFLDLETGRSVHRTQITPLGLGCDLPDVPNQSHGFQHGDLCLNFSEQPGQLRITASAPDLGGQPLDLALEIRRPAHLESVNLNVPMAGRCFHACSRQMGLPVRGSLQLGHRTFQCSEGASFAALDFGRGVWPFRTHWTRAAFAAPGGIAGNFGSGWTDHTDLSENALWFGGELQRLSGEVDIQRPSLDALAPWRLLSQCQRVDLTFTPRKLHRACPRLGPLFAETSQWFGHFDGFLRSLDGERVPVRKALGWIGATNARW, from the coding sequence ATGAACACCTTCACCTATCTGCCGCCATACGCGAACTCACCGCCGCTGTGCGACGCCCGCGGCCGCCTGAATGCCGATGCCGTCGGCTGGTCGAGCCGGCCGCAGACACTCTGCAGCCTGCCCGGCAACACCGGCCGGCGCAAACGCTGGAATCACTGGTGCATCAACGCGCCGGGCTGGATGCTCTCGCTGACCATCGCCGACCTCGACTACCTGGGCTACGGCGCCATCTACTTCCTCGACCTGGAAACCGGCCGCTCGGTACATCGCACACAGATAACCCCGCTCGGCCTGGGCTGCGACCTGCCCGACGTTCCCAACCAGAGCCACGGTTTCCAGCATGGCGACCTGTGCCTGAATTTCAGCGAACAGCCCGGCCAGTTGCGGATCACCGCCAGCGCACCCGATCTCGGCGGCCAGCCGCTGGACCTTGCGCTGGAAATCCGGCGTCCCGCGCATCTGGAGTCGGTCAACCTCAACGTACCGATGGCCGGCCGCTGCTTCCACGCCTGCAGCCGGCAGATGGGCCTGCCCGTGCGCGGCAGCCTGCAACTCGGCCACCGCACCTTCCAGTGCAGCGAAGGCGCAAGCTTTGCCGCGCTGGACTTCGGCCGCGGCGTCTGGCCCTTCCGCACCCATTGGACCCGCGCCGCCTTCGCCGCGCCCGGCGGCATCGCCGGCAACTTCGGCAGCGGCTGGACCGACCACACCGACCTCAGCGAAAACGCCCTCTGGTTCGGCGGCGAGCTGCAGCGCCTGTCTGGCGAGGTCGATATCCAGCGTCCGTCCCTCGACGCCCTGGCGCCGTGGCGGCTGCTCAGCCAGTGCCAGCGTGTCGACCTCACCTTCACCCCGCGCAAGCTGCATCGCGCCTGCCCACGCCTGGGCCCGCTGTTCGCCGAGACCAGCCAGTGGTTCGGCCACTTCGACGGCTTCCTGCGCAGCCTCGACGGCGAGCGCGTGCCGGTGCGCAAGGCCCTGGGCTGGATCGGCGCCACCAACGCACGCTGGTGA
- a CDS encoding NAD(P)H-dependent oxidoreductase, whose protein sequence is MVEAAKSGATPIEGDGKRILLLLGSPKPGGFCHALAEAYAQGARSRGHVVHSIKLGEMNFDPVLRGGYEQSQNLEPDVLEAQRQIHWAQHLVFIYPIWWGGLPALLQGFFDRVLQPGFAFRYRAAESREFEPLLGGRSADLLVSHDQTHWHYRLRQGAPAHRQMSRCILAPCGIGLRHLEEFSPVRGSSEEQRQGWLRRAEQLGTLV, encoded by the coding sequence ATGGTTGAAGCAGCCAAGTCCGGCGCCACGCCCATCGAAGGCGACGGCAAGCGCATCCTGCTGCTGCTTGGCTCGCCCAAGCCCGGCGGTTTCTGCCACGCACTGGCCGAAGCCTACGCCCAGGGCGCCCGCTCCAGGGGCCATGTGGTGCATAGCATCAAGCTCGGCGAAATGAACTTCGATCCGGTGCTGCGCGGCGGCTACGAGCAGAGCCAGAACCTGGAGCCGGACGTGCTGGAAGCGCAGCGGCAGATCCACTGGGCGCAGCACCTGGTGTTCATCTACCCGATCTGGTGGGGCGGGCTGCCGGCACTGCTGCAAGGGTTCTTCGACCGTGTGCTGCAGCCAGGCTTCGCCTTCCGCTACCGTGCAGCCGAGTCCCGCGAGTTCGAGCCGCTGCTGGGCGGACGCAGCGCCGACCTGCTGGTCAGCCACGACCAGACCCACTGGCACTACCGCCTGCGCCAGGGCGCGCCGGCACATCGGCAGATGAGCCGCTGCATCCTCGCGCCGTGCGGCATCGGCCTGCGCCACCTGGAAGAATTCAGCCCGGTGCGCGGCTCCAGCGAGGAACAGCGCCAGGGCTGGTTGCGCCGGGCGGAGCAACTGGGCACGCTGGTCTGA
- the trhO gene encoding oxygen-dependent tRNA uridine(34) hydroxylase TrhO translates to MTTDRIVVAALYKFVSLPDYVALREPLLQILLDNDVKGTLLLAEEGINGTVSGTRAGIDALLAWFRLDPRLADVDHKESYCDEQPFYRTKVKLKKEIVTLGVPGVDPNARVGTYVEPKDWNALISDPEVLLIDTRNDYEVAIGTFEGAIDPKTKSFREFPEYIREHFDPAKHKKVAMFCTGGIRCEKASSYMLGEGFEEVFHLKGGILKYLEEVPEAETLWRGDCFVFDNRVTVRHDLSEGDYDQCHACRNPISAQDRASEHYAPGISCPHCWDSLPEKTRASARERQKQIELARARNQPHPIGRDPRAET, encoded by the coding sequence ATGACCACCGATCGAATCGTCGTCGCGGCGTTGTACAAGTTCGTCTCCCTGCCCGACTACGTCGCCCTGCGCGAACCCCTGCTGCAAATCCTGCTGGACAATGACGTGAAAGGCACCCTGCTGCTCGCCGAGGAGGGCATCAATGGCACCGTATCCGGGACCCGCGCAGGCATCGACGCGCTGCTGGCCTGGTTCCGGCTCGACCCGCGCCTGGCCGATGTGGACCACAAGGAGTCCTACTGCGATGAGCAGCCCTTCTATCGCACCAAGGTCAAGCTGAAGAAGGAAATCGTCACCCTCGGTGTTCCGGGCGTGGATCCGAATGCCAGGGTCGGCACCTACGTCGAGCCCAAGGACTGGAACGCCCTGATTTCCGATCCTGAAGTGCTGCTGATCGACACCCGTAACGATTACGAAGTGGCCATCGGCACCTTCGAGGGCGCCATCGACCCGAAGACCAAGTCGTTCCGTGAGTTCCCCGAATACATCCGCGAGCATTTCGACCCGGCGAAGCACAAGAAGGTCGCGATGTTCTGCACCGGCGGCATCCGCTGCGAGAAGGCTTCCAGCTACATGCTCGGCGAAGGGTTCGAAGAGGTGTTCCACCTCAAGGGCGGCATTCTCAAGTACCTGGAGGAAGTGCCCGAGGCCGAAACCCTCTGGCGCGGCGACTGCTTCGTCTTCGACAACCGCGTGACCGTGCGCCACGATCTCTCCGAGGGCGACTACGATCAGTGCCATGCCTGCCGCAACCCGATTTCGGCGCAGGATCGCGCTTCCGAACATTACGCGCCGGGCATCAGTTGCCCGCATTGCTGGGACTCGCTGCCGGAGAAGACCCGCGCCAGTGCCCGCGAGCGGCAAAAGCAGATCGAGCTGGCGCGCGCGCGCAACCAGCCGCACCCCATTGGCCGTGATCCCCGAGCGGAGACCTGA
- a CDS encoding BolA family protein — MSMRDRIQTALGALEPLHLAVLDESHMHSRGQETHYKAVVVSPVFAGLNAVKRHQKVYATLGELMGQFHALALHTYTPEEWAEQGQAPDSPTCRGGSKHDL, encoded by the coding sequence ATGAGCATGCGTGACCGTATTCAGACCGCCCTGGGCGCCCTCGAACCGCTGCACCTGGCGGTGCTCGACGAGAGCCATATGCACAGCCGCGGGCAGGAAACGCACTACAAGGCCGTCGTGGTCAGCCCGGTGTTCGCCGGGCTGAACGCAGTGAAGCGACACCAGAAGGTCTACGCGACCCTGGGGGAGCTGATGGGCCAGTTCCATGCCCTGGCACTGCACACCTACACCCCCGAGGAGTGGGCGGAGCAGGGGCAGGCGCCGGATTCGCCGACCTGCCGTGGCGGTAGCAAGCACGACCTCTGA
- a CDS encoding class II fumarate hydratase: MSRTETDSLGPIEVPDDAYWGAQTQRSLVNFAIGGQRMPLAVVHALALIKKAAARVNAQLGELPESITSLIEQSADEVLAGMHDDQFPLVVWQTGSGTQSNMNVNEVIAGRANEIAGNPRGGKTPVHPNDHVNRAQSSNDSFPTAMHIAAARAVHDDLLPAIAELSGGLAQQAARHSQLVKTGRTHLMDATPITFGQELSAFVAQLDYAERAIRAALPAVYELAQGGTAVGTGLNAPKEFADAIAAELADLSGLPFVSAPNKFAALSGHEPLVTLAGALKTLATALMKIANDLRLLGSGPRAGFAEVKLPANEPGSSIMPGKVNPTQCEALSMLACQVFGNDAAITFAASQGHLQLNVFKPVIIHNLLESVRLLADGCRNFNTHCVAGMEPDAAKMREHLDRGLMLVTALNPHIGYDKSAEIAKKAYAEGKTLREAALELGYLTDAEFDQWVRPESMLEAGQNG, encoded by the coding sequence ATGAGCCGCACAGAAACCGACAGCCTCGGCCCTATCGAAGTCCCTGACGATGCCTACTGGGGCGCCCAGACCCAACGCTCGCTGGTGAACTTCGCCATCGGCGGACAACGCATGCCGCTCGCCGTGGTGCATGCCCTGGCACTGATCAAGAAGGCCGCCGCCCGGGTGAACGCGCAATTGGGTGAACTGCCGGAGAGCATCACCAGCCTGATCGAACAGTCCGCCGACGAAGTCCTCGCCGGCATGCACGATGACCAGTTCCCGCTGGTGGTCTGGCAGACCGGCAGCGGTACCCAGAGCAACATGAACGTCAACGAAGTGATCGCCGGCCGCGCCAACGAAATCGCCGGCAACCCGCGCGGCGGCAAGACACCGGTGCACCCCAACGACCACGTCAACCGTGCCCAGAGCTCCAACGACAGTTTCCCCACCGCCATGCACATCGCCGCCGCCCGCGCGGTGCATGACGATCTGCTGCCGGCCATCGCAGAACTCAGCGGAGGCCTCGCCCAGCAGGCTGCCCGCCATTCGCAACTGGTGAAGACCGGCCGCACCCACCTGATGGACGCAACGCCAATCACCTTCGGCCAGGAGCTTTCGGCCTTCGTCGCCCAACTGGACTACGCCGAACGCGCGATTCGCGCCGCCCTGCCGGCCGTCTACGAGCTGGCCCAGGGCGGTACCGCCGTGGGAACCGGATTGAATGCCCCGAAAGAGTTCGCCGACGCCATCGCCGCCGAACTGGCCGACCTCTCCGGGCTGCCCTTCGTCTCGGCGCCGAACAAGTTCGCCGCCCTCTCCGGCCACGAACCGCTGGTCACCCTCGCCGGCGCACTGAAAACCCTCGCCACTGCCCTGATGAAGATCGCCAACGACCTGCGCCTGCTCGGCTCCGGCCCGCGCGCAGGGTTCGCCGAAGTGAAGCTGCCGGCCAACGAACCGGGCTCCTCGATCATGCCCGGCAAGGTCAACCCGACCCAGTGCGAGGCCCTGTCGATGCTCGCCTGCCAGGTGTTCGGCAACGACGCCGCAATCACCTTCGCCGCGAGCCAGGGCCACCTGCAGCTCAACGTGTTCAAACCGGTGATCATCCACAACCTGCTCGAATCGGTGCGCCTGCTCGCCGACGGCTGCCGAAACTTCAACACCCACTGTGTGGCAGGCATGGAGCCGGACGCCGCCAAGATGCGCGAACACCTCGACCGTGGCCTGATGCTGGTGACCGCCCTCAACCCGCACATCGGCTACGACAAGTCCGCCGAAATTGCCAAGAAAGCCTACGCCGAAGGCAAGACCCTGCGCGAAGCGGCGCTGGAGCTGGGCTACCTGACCGACGCCGAGTTCGACCAGTGGGTGCGCCCGGAAAGCATGCTGGAGGCGGGCCAGAATGGTTGA
- a CDS encoding DEAD/DEAH box helicase family protein, with translation MSNFAFLKAEWPNLHAEATKAEANVLADPRSACFYSRRTLELLVAWLFQADRSLKLPYKSDLSAFLFEPSFKALVGPMLHAKMEIIRKRGNDAVHSQREVRERDAQAVVSELFHVAYWLARTYARTAAGRPGGSLRFEAILLPVPAAQAALQTQAQLRQLEDELAQRDEALAKAQQRNAALDEERARLRAEVEAAKAANKAIPDSHDYNEAQTRDLFIDQLLHEAGWTLDSVQDREFEVSGMPNQQGVGFVDYVLWGDDGKPLALVEAKRTSRDAQEGQQQAKLYADCLEQRYGQRPLIYYSNGYEHWLWDDAMYPPRLVQGFHKKDELALLVQRRSSRKPLGEATIDPAIVERHYQQRAIRRIGETFEHDRQRKALVVMATGAGKTRTVIALTDLLMRCNWAKRILFLADRVALVNQAAGAFKKFLPDVAPVNLVTEKNTEGRVYVSTYPTMMGLINEKQEGPKRFGIGHFDLIVIDEAHRSVYQKYRAIFSYFDALLVGLTATPKDEIDRNTYSLFNLESGVPTDAYTLDDAIAERYLVKPRGVSVPLKFQRGGIRYDDLSEDEKDQWDELDWGDEEEPPEEVNAEAVNRWLFNEDTVDKMLQVLMERGHKVAGGDRLGKTIIFAKNNDHADFIARRFDANYPDKAGAFARTITYKLEYAQTLIDDFSIKDKAPHIAISVDMLDTGIDVPEVVNLVFFKLVRSKAKFWQMVGRGTRLCKNLYGPGPEPENDKQDFYIFDFCQNLEYFNQNPEPTDGSLTEPLGQRLFKTRLELLSALDCRRASSEARETCGAYGALYSDELLREETAVMLQERVAGMSLDNFLVRPKRRWVERFAQMDAWKTLDDGSLRDLGEHVSGLPSTLPDEDEEAKRFDLLLLRLQLCVLNAEPGFARLSEKVREIAGALLEQTSIPAIAEHVLLIEAVAGEEWWRDVTVSMLEQARRKLRALIKLLEKRKGAVVYSNFEDELGDISEVVMPSMVNPASFERFREKARAFLRAHEDHLSLRKLRRNQPLTPTDLEALEQMLVESGGGAGDIHRAKEQAHGLGLFIRSLVGLDREAASEALSSFIGGRAMSGNQLEFVNLVIQHLTEHGVMEARLLYESPFTDLTPAGPEGLFNTAQVDELFAALAKVKASAEAA, from the coding sequence ATGAGTAACTTCGCCTTCCTCAAGGCCGAATGGCCCAACCTGCACGCCGAGGCGACCAAGGCGGAGGCCAATGTACTGGCCGACCCGCGCTCGGCCTGCTTCTACTCCCGGCGCACGCTGGAGCTGCTGGTAGCCTGGTTGTTCCAGGCCGACCGCAGCCTGAAGCTGCCGTACAAGAGCGATCTGTCGGCCTTCCTTTTCGAGCCGAGCTTCAAGGCGCTGGTGGGGCCGATGCTCCACGCGAAGATGGAGATCATCCGCAAGCGCGGCAACGATGCGGTGCACAGCCAGCGGGAAGTGCGCGAGCGCGATGCCCAGGCAGTGGTCAGCGAACTGTTCCATGTTGCCTACTGGTTGGCGCGTACCTACGCGCGCACGGCAGCGGGAAGGCCCGGCGGTAGTCTGCGTTTCGAGGCTATTTTGTTGCCGGTGCCTGCCGCGCAGGCAGCGCTACAAACCCAAGCGCAGTTGCGACAGCTGGAGGATGAGCTGGCGCAGCGCGACGAGGCGCTGGCCAAGGCCCAGCAGAGGAACGCCGCGCTGGATGAGGAGCGCGCCCGGCTGCGTGCCGAGGTCGAGGCTGCCAAGGCTGCCAATAAGGCCATTCCCGATAGTCACGACTACAACGAGGCTCAGACTCGCGATCTGTTCATCGACCAGTTGCTGCATGAGGCCGGCTGGACACTGGATAGCGTCCAGGACCGTGAATTCGAAGTCAGTGGCATGCCTAATCAGCAGGGTGTCGGTTTCGTCGATTACGTGCTCTGGGGCGATGATGGCAAGCCGTTGGCGCTGGTCGAAGCCAAGCGCACCAGCCGTGATGCTCAGGAGGGGCAGCAGCAGGCCAAGCTGTATGCCGATTGCCTGGAACAGCGCTATGGGCAGCGCCCGCTGATCTACTACAGCAATGGATATGAGCATTGGCTGTGGGATGACGCGATGTATCCGCCGCGCCTGGTGCAGGGCTTCCACAAGAAGGATGAACTGGCATTGCTGGTACAGCGACGCAGTAGCCGCAAGCCGCTGGGTGAGGCGACCATCGATCCGGCCATCGTCGAGCGCCATTACCAGCAGCGCGCCATTCGCCGAATCGGCGAGACCTTCGAACACGACCGTCAGCGCAAGGCCCTGGTGGTAATGGCCACCGGTGCCGGCAAGACGCGCACGGTGATTGCGCTCACGGACCTGCTGATGCGCTGCAATTGGGCCAAGCGCATTCTCTTCCTCGCCGATCGCGTGGCGTTGGTGAACCAGGCGGCCGGGGCGTTCAAGAAATTCCTGCCGGACGTGGCGCCGGTCAATCTGGTGACCGAGAAGAACACCGAAGGGCGGGTCTACGTCAGCACGTACCCGACCATGATGGGGTTGATCAATGAGAAACAGGAGGGGCCCAAGCGCTTTGGTATCGGACACTTCGACCTGATTGTCATCGACGAGGCGCACCGCTCGGTATACCAGAAGTACCGGGCGATCTTTTCTTACTTCGATGCGCTGCTGGTGGGGCTGACGGCCACGCCGAAGGACGAGATCGACCGCAATACCTATAGCCTGTTCAACCTGGAAAGCGGTGTGCCCACCGACGCCTATACCCTGGATGACGCCATTGCCGAACGTTATCTGGTGAAACCGCGCGGGGTGTCGGTGCCACTGAAGTTTCAGCGTGGTGGCATTCGTTACGACGACTTGAGCGAGGACGAGAAAGACCAGTGGGACGAACTGGACTGGGGCGATGAGGAAGAGCCGCCGGAAGAGGTGAACGCCGAGGCGGTCAACCGCTGGCTGTTCAACGAAGATACCGTGGACAAGATGCTGCAGGTACTGATGGAGCGCGGCCACAAGGTGGCCGGCGGCGACCGCCTGGGCAAGACCATCATTTTCGCCAAGAACAATGATCACGCGGATTTCATCGCCCGGCGCTTCGACGCTAACTACCCGGACAAGGCCGGTGCCTTCGCTCGCACTATCACCTACAAGCTTGAGTACGCACAGACGCTGATCGACGACTTTTCCATCAAGGACAAGGCGCCACATATCGCTATTTCCGTGGATATGCTCGACACCGGCATCGACGTGCCGGAAGTGGTCAACCTGGTGTTCTTCAAGCTGGTGCGCTCCAAGGCCAAGTTCTGGCAGATGGTCGGGCGTGGTACCCGGCTCTGCAAGAACCTGTACGGGCCTGGGCCGGAGCCGGAGAACGACAAGCAGGATTTCTACATCTTCGACTTCTGCCAGAACCTGGAGTATTTCAACCAGAATCCCGAGCCTACTGATGGCTCGCTGACTGAGCCGTTGGGACAGCGACTGTTCAAGACTCGCCTGGAGTTGCTGTCCGCACTGGATTGCCGCCGCGCCAGTAGTGAAGCGCGCGAAACCTGCGGCGCTTATGGGGCGCTGTACAGCGACGAGCTATTGCGTGAGGAAACTGCGGTGATGTTGCAGGAGCGGGTGGCGGGCATGTCGTTGGACAATTTCCTGGTGCGGCCCAAACGCCGCTGGGTGGAGCGCTTCGCCCAGATGGATGCCTGGAAAACCCTGGATGACGGCAGCCTGCGCGACCTGGGGGAACATGTCTCCGGGCTGCCCAGTACGTTGCCTGACGAGGATGAAGAGGCCAAACGCTTCGACCTACTGTTGCTGCGTTTGCAGTTGTGCGTGCTGAACGCCGAGCCGGGGTTTGCCCGCTTGAGCGAGAAGGTTCGTGAAATCGCCGGGGCGTTGCTTGAGCAGACCAGCATTCCGGCCATCGCCGAGCACGTGCTACTGATTGAGGCCGTGGCGGGTGAGGAGTGGTGGCGGGATGTCACCGTTTCCATGCTGGAGCAGGCCAGGCGAAAGCTGCGAGCGCTGATCAAGCTGCTGGAGAAGCGCAAGGGGGCGGTGGTGTACAGCAATTTCGAGGATGAGCTGGGTGATATCAGCGAGGTGGTCATGCCATCGATGGTCAACCCCGCCAGCTTCGAGCGCTTCCGCGAGAAGGCCCGTGCCTTCCTGCGCGCCCACGAGGATCATTTGTCCCTGCGCAAGCTGCGTCGTAATCAACCTTTGACGCCGACGGACCTTGAGGCACTGGAACAGATGCTGGTGGAGAGCGGAGGCGGAGCTGGCGACATTCATCGCGCCAAGGAGCAGGCCCACGGCCTGGGGCTGTTCATCCGTTCGCTGGTTGGTCTGGACCGCGAAGCGGCTAGCGAGGCACTGTCCAGCTTCATCGGTGGCAGGGCGATGAGTGGGAACCAACTGGAATTCGTCAACCTGGTGATCCAGCACCTGACCGAGCATGGGGTGATGGAGGCGCGGTTGCTTTATGAGTCGCCGTTCACCGATCTGACGCCAGCCGGGCCGGAGGGCTTGTTCAATACAGCGCAGGTCGATGAGCTGTTCGCAGCATTGGCCAAGGTCAAGGCGTCTGCCGAGGCGGCTTGA